Proteins encoded in a region of the Mucilaginibacter sabulilitoris genome:
- a CDS encoding ABC transporter permease encodes MIKNYLKTAWRNLIKNKVHSFINIVGLSVGMAVAMLIGLWIWDEVSFNQFTSNYDHIAQVKQNVTNNGEVQTWETMPYPLAAELRKGYSSDFKYVVMTAGMGSHILALDNKKLTRTGGYMESQGPDMLTLKMLAGSRNSLKDPSSILISSSTAKAYFGDADPMDKTLKIDNQIVAKVGGVYQDLPQNSSFADLGFIGSWEMFYNANDIKSMNEPWRPNFTTLYVQMAPNINMDAVSLKIKDVKLRHVNQVLAKKKPALFLQPMSQWHLYDQFKDGKNVGGRIQYIWMFGIIGVFVLLLACINFMNLSTARSEKRAREVGIRKAIGSLRSQLIYQFFSESVLCVTLAFLLALLFVMLSLPFFNEVADKQMVIPWKSPLFWVLSIGFSLVTGLIAGSYPALYLSSFKPVKVLKGSFRVGKLAAVPRKVLVVVQFTVSVILIIGTVVVFHQIQFAKNRPVGYSRDGLISIPAGTNDIHKSYEAVKDELFKTGAVVSMAEGDVAPTETAGSTSAIEWSGKDPNLSIDFLQNGVSPEYGKTAGWQFIAGRDFSREFLTDSAAVVINKAAVKFMGLKNPLTQSLTYYGNQFKIIGVIDDIVVDSPYGQVRPTVFFMNKGSSSTVLLRINPKLSANVALEKIEPVFKHFNPEQPFSYNFVDQLYAKKFGNEQRIGKLAAFFASLAILISCLGLFGMASFMAEQRVKEIGVRKVLGASVFTLWSLLSTDFIRLITISILIASPVAWYLMHNWLQHFDYHTTISFWIFLLTGLGAISITLLTVSFQSIKAALANPIKSLKTE; translated from the coding sequence ATGATAAAAAACTATCTCAAAACTGCCTGGCGAAACTTAATTAAAAATAAAGTTCACTCCTTTATTAATATCGTGGGCCTATCTGTTGGTATGGCGGTAGCCATGCTTATTGGCCTTTGGATCTGGGATGAAGTATCATTTAATCAATTTACTTCCAATTATGATCATATAGCCCAGGTAAAACAGAATGTAACCAATAATGGTGAGGTGCAAACCTGGGAAACCATGCCTTACCCCCTGGCTGCCGAATTGCGCAAGGGGTACAGCAGTGATTTTAAGTACGTGGTAATGACCGCCGGAATGGGCAGCCACATTTTGGCCCTCGATAACAAGAAGTTAACCCGTACCGGCGGTTATATGGAAAGCCAGGGCCCCGATATGTTAACTTTAAAAATGTTGGCCGGCAGCAGAAACTCACTGAAAGACCCTTCATCAATTTTAATCTCCTCATCTACCGCCAAGGCATACTTTGGCGATGCCGACCCGATGGATAAAACCTTAAAAATCGATAACCAGATTGTAGCAAAAGTAGGTGGTGTTTACCAGGACCTGCCGCAGAATTCGAGCTTTGCCGATCTTGGCTTTATCGGCTCCTGGGAGATGTTTTATAATGCCAATGATATAAAATCGATGAATGAGCCCTGGAGGCCCAATTTTACTACCCTGTATGTGCAAATGGCTCCCAATATCAATATGGACGCGGTTTCGCTAAAAATAAAAGATGTAAAGCTGCGTCATGTTAACCAGGTACTGGCCAAAAAGAAACCCGCGCTTTTTTTACAGCCAATGAGCCAATGGCATTTATATGATCAGTTTAAAGATGGAAAAAACGTTGGCGGCCGTATTCAGTATATATGGATGTTTGGTATAATTGGTGTGTTTGTATTGCTGCTGGCGTGTATTAATTTCATGAACCTGAGCACCGCCCGGTCAGAGAAGCGCGCCCGCGAAGTAGGGATACGAAAAGCCATTGGTTCCCTGCGCAGTCAGCTGATTTATCAGTTCTTTAGCGAGTCGGTATTATGCGTGACGCTGGCATTTTTACTAGCCCTGCTTTTTGTAATGTTGAGCCTTCCTTTTTTTAACGAAGTGGCAGATAAACAAATGGTTATTCCGTGGAAGTCACCGCTGTTCTGGGTATTGAGTATAGGTTTCAGTTTAGTTACCGGATTGATAGCGGGCAGCTACCCGGCGCTTTACCTGTCATCGTTTAAACCGGTTAAGGTGTTAAAGGGATCATTCAGGGTTGGTAAGCTGGCAGCTGTGCCCCGGAAGGTGCTTGTTGTAGTTCAGTTTACCGTATCAGTTATCCTTATTATAGGTACGGTTGTTGTTTTTCATCAGATACAGTTCGCCAAAAATCGCCCGGTAGGCTATAGCCGCGATGGGCTGATATCAATTCCGGCAGGTACCAATGATATCCATAAAAGCTATGAGGCGGTAAAGGATGAGCTATTTAAAACAGGTGCGGTTGTATCAATGGCCGAGGGCGATGTTGCGCCCACCGAAACGGCAGGTAGTACCAGCGCTATTGAGTGGAGCGGTAAAGATCCGAACCTTAGTATAGATTTTCTGCAAAATGGGGTATCGCCGGAGTATGGCAAAACGGCTGGCTGGCAATTTATAGCTGGTCGTGATTTTTCGCGGGAGTTCCTGACCGACTCTGCCGCGGTAGTGATCAATAAAGCTGCCGTGAAATTTATGGGGCTGAAAAACCCGCTCACGCAAAGTCTCACTTACTATGGTAACCAGTTTAAGATTATAGGTGTAATAGATGACATCGTTGTAGACTCGCCGTACGGGCAGGTGAGGCCCACCGTATTTTTCATGAATAAGGGTTCAAGCAGCACGGTATTGCTAAGAATAAATCCTAAACTGAGCGCTAACGTTGCCTTAGAAAAGATAGAGCCGGTGTTTAAGCATTTCAATCCTGAACAACCCTTCTCCTATAATTTTGTTGATCAGTTGTATGCCAAAAAGTTTGGTAACGAACAGCGTATTGGAAAGCTGGCCGCATTTTTTGCCAGCCTGGCTATCCTGATCAGTTGCCTGGGCCTGTTTGGTATGGCATCGTTCATGGCTGAGCAGCGCGTAAAAGAAATAGGTGTACGCAAGGTACTGGGCGCTTCTGTATTCACATTATGGAGCCTGTTGTCAACCGATTTTATCCGCCTTATTACCATATCCATTTTAATTGCCAGCCCGGTGGCCTGGTACCTGATGCATAACTGGCTGCAGCATTTTGATTATCATACCACCATATCGTTCTGGATATTTCTGCTAACGGGTCTGGGTGCTATATCAATTACCCTGCTTACGGTTAGTTTCCAGTCTATAAAAGCAGCATTGGCAAACCCCATAAAGAGTTTAAAAACCGAATAA
- a CDS encoding sulfatase-like hydrolase/transferase: MINQQKVKLKVLRVILIIGAIILNGELFAQPAIHKATDNRPNIIYILTDDMGYSDVGCFGGNFVPTPNIDRLAASGRKFTNFYSAAPICSPSRAGIITGNYPARWNFSTYLDNRKHNRNAQQADYLDSNVPTIAKFFKSAGYATGHFGKWHLGGGRDVKDAPGFERYGFDEHVSTYESPDPDPLITATNWIWSEKDSIKRWDRTKYFVDKTLAFLQKHKGQPCFINLWPDDVHTPWVPRTETEYTGKFPMNPEEEAAFKLVLKEYDMQIGRLLDGLKNMRLDKNTIVIFTSDNGPLPSFRGSRAAGLRGSKLSLYEGGIRMPFIVSWPGHIKPGTTDETSVLSSLDLLPSLTKIAGVKLPADYRGDGKDRSGVLLGKPSARNMDMYWEYGRNNIAFNYPKGRDKSPNLAIRSGDWKLLMNNDGSDAQLYNIKNDKNETKDVAADFPKIAIELKNKLIKWWASLPKLKK; encoded by the coding sequence ATGATAAACCAACAAAAAGTAAAGTTAAAGGTCTTGAGAGTGATCCTTATTATTGGAGCCATTATATTGAACGGGGAGCTTTTTGCTCAGCCCGCAATACATAAGGCAACTGATAACAGACCGAATATAATTTATATACTTACGGATGATATGGGATATAGCGATGTGGGGTGTTTTGGTGGTAATTTTGTTCCAACGCCTAACATTGACAGGTTAGCGGCAAGCGGCAGGAAATTCACAAACTTTTACAGCGCCGCGCCCATATGTTCGCCATCCAGAGCCGGTATTATCACGGGTAATTATCCAGCACGATGGAACTTCAGCACTTATTTGGATAATCGCAAGCATAACCGTAACGCGCAACAGGCAGACTACCTTGACTCTAATGTGCCAACAATTGCTAAGTTTTTTAAAAGTGCCGGGTATGCTACGGGACATTTCGGCAAATGGCATTTAGGTGGCGGTAGGGATGTGAAAGATGCGCCAGGCTTTGAAAGGTATGGATTTGACGAACATGTTAGTACCTATGAAAGCCCCGATCCCGATCCGTTAATTACCGCCACAAATTGGATATGGTCAGAAAAAGACAGTATCAAGCGCTGGGATCGAACAAAATATTTTGTTGACAAAACATTGGCGTTTTTGCAGAAGCATAAAGGGCAACCGTGTTTCATTAATCTGTGGCCCGATGATGTGCATACCCCCTGGGTGCCCCGAACGGAGACAGAATATACAGGCAAGTTCCCTATGAACCCTGAAGAAGAGGCTGCATTTAAATTAGTTTTAAAAGAATACGATATGCAGATCGGCAGGCTGCTCGATGGATTGAAAAATATGAGACTTGATAAAAATACGATTGTGATTTTCACCAGCGATAATGGGCCGCTACCCAGTTTTAGAGGCAGCCGGGCGGCGGGATTGCGCGGTTCCAAACTGTCCTTATACGAAGGGGGGATCCGCATGCCATTTATCGTAAGCTGGCCCGGTCATATTAAACCAGGTACAACAGATGAAACTTCGGTATTGAGTTCGCTGGACCTTTTACCCTCGTTAACCAAAATAGCGGGTGTAAAACTCCCGGCCGATTATCGTGGTGATGGCAAAGACCGGAGTGGGGTTTTGTTGGGGAAGCCGTCTGCGAGAAACATGGATATGTATTGGGAGTATGGCCGTAACAATATCGCTTTCAACTATCCGAAGGGCCGTGATAAAAGCCCCAATCTGGCTATACGATCAGGAGATTGGAAGCTCCTGATGAACAATGACGGTAGCGATGCGCAGTTGTACAACATAAAGAACGATAAAAATGAAACCAAAGATGTTGCCGCAGATTTTCCCAAAATAGCCATTGAATTGAAAAATAAATTAATTAAATGGTGGGCGTCACTTCCTAAATTAAAAAAATAA
- a CDS encoding META domain-containing protein — translation MKKAIITFTCLLSMVICFTACKKNRQPASENKLSGDWHEIGSASGQSLSLNFSKDNSFSSSAVVAGTSMRYSGTYNLKGKAISVTATEMSVQEPGKSARTIAVNQELFPEATYSISNDTLTLTYQTYKAVWPNVPTTVRFRKLIMID, via the coding sequence ATGAAAAAAGCCATCATTACCTTTACCTGCCTGCTTTCAATGGTCATTTGTTTTACCGCTTGTAAAAAGAACCGCCAGCCAGCGTCTGAAAACAAGCTTAGCGGTGACTGGCACGAGATAGGATCAGCAAGCGGACAATCGCTATCACTGAATTTCAGCAAGGACAATTCTTTTTCATCTTCCGCAGTGGTTGCAGGAACCTCGATGAGGTATTCCGGAACTTATAATTTGAAAGGGAAAGCCATCAGCGTAACCGCCACTGAAATGTCGGTACAAGAGCCTGGGAAATCCGCGCGGACCATAGCTGTCAATCAGGAGCTATTCCCTGAAGCGACTTATAGCATCAGCAACGACACCCTTACGCTGACTTACCAAACTTACAAGGCTGTATGGCCCAATGTGCCTACTACGGTCAGGTTCCGCAAGCTGATTATGATTGACTAA